CACGATTATCGTATATTAAGGGTAGCATTCAATTACAACATTTAAGGTTGTTGAGGTAAGTTTAGGTTAGGTTGGTTTAGGGGTTGCACGTCAAAAGGCAGCCCCTTCCTTTTTTATAAGCCTTTACTTTTCTAAATCAGAGCGGTCAAATTCGCAATCTCCCCTTCGTACTTTTTACAACTCACGCCAAACTTCTCAAGGAAATCTATTCCTTCATCTGAGGTCAACCCTTTGTATTCTGCATAAGATTTTAAATAAACCACCTCAGAAATACCCATAGAGAAAATGATCCTTGCACAAGATAAACAGGGAGAAAGAGTCACATACAATTTTGACCCCTCTACAGATGCATTGTTTTTAACGGCATACAGAATGGCATTTTGTTCGGCATGAATGGCCAACGTACAGCTTCCTTTAGAGTCTCTGTCACAGCCTTTTTCTGGGAATTCCTCGTCACAATTATGTGTATGAGCAGGAGGTCCATTATACCCTATGGATATAATCCTTGTTTCTTTAACCAATACAGCTCCTACATGCCTTTTGATACAATGTGAACGTTTGGCCAGGTTTACAGCCAGTTCCATATAAATATCATCAAAATCAGGTCTCTTCATATCTCTTCATCTTATGAAAGCAATTTACCCAATACCACATTTCTCAAACAGTATTTTAAGTGTTAATTGAGCTCAAACGTCAATTACTTATAATTGCACCACATTAAACCAAAAAACTAAAATGAACTTTCGCATTCTCCTTTTAGCCACTACCCTTCTAACCACCCACTGTACCACTCCTCAAACGGAACAAAGAAAGCAGGGACTACTGAGTCAAAATGGCATGGTGGTGTCTGCCCATACCTTAGCCTCGGAAGCTGGAAAAGAAATCCTTCAGTCTGGAGGTAATGCTTTTGATGCCGCAGTCGTAACCCATTTTGTGCTTGCGGTAGTTTATCCTCAAGCAGGAAATATTGGAGGTGGCGGGTTTGCCGTTTTTCGTTTTTCCAATGGAGACACTGGTTCCCTTGACTTCAGAGAAAAAGCTCCTTTGGCTGCAAGTACCAATATGTATCTCGACGAAAATGGAGAAGTTATTCAAGGAAAAAGTTTGACTGGTCATCTCGCAGTTGGCGTACCCGGATCAGTAGATGGTCTATATAATTTACATTCAAAATATGGCCAACTTCCTTGGTCAACTTTGATTCAACCTGCCATAGATCTAGCAAAAAATGGACATGCAATTAATGAAACATTAGCCCAAGAACTCAACCGGTTTAAGAACAAATTTCTCGAAGTAAATCAAAGAGAAACTGTCTACACCAAAGTCAATAATTGGCAAAAAGGCGATACGCTAATCAATGCTGATTTAGCCAAAACCTTGAGTACAATTCAGACCCAGGGAAGTGAAGGGTTCTACTCAGGTTGGGTAGCAGAAGCGCTATCAAAAGAAAGTAAAAAAGGCAATGGGTTAATTACGCTGGAAGACCTCAAAAAATACAAATCGAAATGGAGACAGCCGCTTGTGGGCACCTACAAAAATAGGAAAATTATTACCATGGCTCCACCTTCGGCTGGCGGTGTAACTCTCCTTCAAATGTTACAAGGATCCGAACAATTCGACTTCAAAAAATCGGGACACAACTCGACAGCTACCATCCACCAAATGATAGAGATTGAGCGACGAGGATATGCAGATCGAGCTACCTATTTGGGAGACCCAGACTATGTAGAAATTCCACTAGACAAATTGCTTAGTTCGGATTATAACAAGGAGAAATTTTCTGACATTGATCTTACAAAAGCCACTCCATCCGAGCACATAAAAGAGGGACAAGTAGAAGTAATTGAGAGCATGGAAACCACTCACTTTTCTATCCTCGATTCGGAAGGAAATGCAGTAGCTATTACCACAACTTTGAATAGTTATTTCGGATCCAAAGTTGTCATCGAAGGAGCCGGTTTTTTCCTTAATAATGAGATGAATGATTTCAGTATGAAATCTGGAGTTCCCAACCAATTTGGGTTGATCAGTACCACTGTAAATTCCATAGAGCCAGAGAAGAGAATGCTTAGTTCCATGACCCCAACGATCGTCGAAAATAATGATCGCATTGAAATGATTTTGGGCACACCCGGGGGCTCTACAATAATCACCTCTGTTTACCAAACGATACTCAATATGATAGATCACAATATGACTATGCAAGAGGCAGTAGATGCTCCAAAATTTCACAGTCAATGGCTACCTGACAAAGTGTATTTTGAGGAAGGAAAATTCGACCAAACTGTACTGGATTCCTTGCAACAAATGGGACATAGTATTCAACTCAGAGAATCACTTGGCAAACTTGAATGCATCTATGTTTACGAAGATGGAACGATAGAAGGAGCACCAGATATTACTCGCAATGAAAGTGCTGCTGCGGGATTCTAGCGCTCATATCTTGTTATCATTCAGGTCAAAATAATCCACCCACTCATTTTGATTACCGAAAATCAAGAAGTATAAAATGATAAAATCAAAAATTTAAGTTAATGACCTTAAATATTTGATTTATAAAATATTAAGCAGTTCCAATAGATTTTATCTATCAGATAAATACTTTGATTTTTGGTTCTTCATTTCTTTGGTTTTTTGCTATCAAATCGGGAATTCTATTTAATTTGTAACTTTGAATTTATGCTTAGAATATTATGGCCTCAGACAAAATCCAACTCCCTTTAGATCTTTCCTACCTATACGAGATCAGCGATCATGACAGAGAATTTATTTATGAGATGATCATGACTATCGTTAAGAATACGCCAGATATGCTGAGTGATATTGAGCGTGAAGGAAAAGCAGAAAATTGGGATCAAGTAGGTAGGCTCATGCACAAACTCAAACCCTCTCTTTTGTTATTGAACATAGACAACTTATCCGCCCATATTCGTGAGCTGGAAGGCAATGCTAAGGCACCTAGAAATATGGAGTTGATACCAAAACAAATCGCAGAGCTACGAGAACTCTGCGATATCATTTTGAAAGAATTAAACGACCTGATTCAGTCAGATCAATTCTAAATTTTATTCCCATTCGATGGTAGCTGGCGGCTTCGAACTGATGTCGTAAACCACTCGATTTACACCCTTCACTTTGTTGATAATTTGGTTCGAAATGTCAGCTAAAAAATCGTATGGTAAATGGCACCAATCGGCAGTCATTCCGTCCACACTTGAAACCGCTCGAAGTGCCACCACACGTTCGTAAGTTCGTTCGTCTCCCATCACTCCTACTGACTGAATGGGAAGCAGCATAGCACCCGCCTGCCACACGTCATCATAGAGTCCTTTGTCCTTCAGTCCATTGATAAAAATGTGATCAACTTCCTGCAGAATTTGAACTTTCTCAGCGGTGATATCTCCTAGAATTCTAATACCCAAACCTGGTCCCGGGAATGGGTGACGACCCAATATTTTCTCATCAATATCAAGTGACCTTCCGACTCTTCTTACTTCATCTTTGAAGAGCGTATTCAGCGGCTCGACCACCTTCAAATTCATCTTCGCTGGTAGGCCTCCAACGTTGTGATGAGACTTGATAGTAACGGATGGTCCATTGACAGAAACAGACTCAATGACGTCTGGATAAATAGTACCTTGACCTAACCATTTTACGTTCTTAATTTTCTTTGCTTCAGCATCAAATACTTCGATAAATACTCGACCGATAGCCTTGCGCTTATCCTCTGGATCTGTTA
The sequence above is drawn from the Reichenbachiella sp. genome and encodes:
- a CDS encoding Hpt domain-containing protein, with amino-acid sequence MASDKIQLPLDLSYLYEISDHDREFIYEMIMTIVKNTPDMLSDIEREGKAENWDQVGRLMHKLKPSLLLLNIDNLSAHIRELEGNAKAPRNMELIPKQIAELRELCDIILKELNDLIQSDQF
- the ggt gene encoding gamma-glutamyltransferase translates to MNFRILLLATTLLTTHCTTPQTEQRKQGLLSQNGMVVSAHTLASEAGKEILQSGGNAFDAAVVTHFVLAVVYPQAGNIGGGGFAVFRFSNGDTGSLDFREKAPLAASTNMYLDENGEVIQGKSLTGHLAVGVPGSVDGLYNLHSKYGQLPWSTLIQPAIDLAKNGHAINETLAQELNRFKNKFLEVNQRETVYTKVNNWQKGDTLINADLAKTLSTIQTQGSEGFYSGWVAEALSKESKKGNGLITLEDLKKYKSKWRQPLVGTYKNRKIITMAPPSAGGVTLLQMLQGSEQFDFKKSGHNSTATIHQMIEIERRGYADRATYLGDPDYVEIPLDKLLSSDYNKEKFSDIDLTKATPSEHIKEGQVEVIESMETTHFSILDSEGNAVAITTTLNSYFGSKVVIEGAGFFLNNEMNDFSMKSGVPNQFGLISTTVNSIEPEKRMLSSMTPTIVENNDRIEMILGTPGGSTIITSVYQTILNMIDHNMTMQEAVDAPKFHSQWLPDKVYFEEGKFDQTVLDSLQQMGHSIQLRESLGKLECIYVYEDGTIEGAPDITRNESAAAGF
- a CDS encoding dCMP deaminase family protein, with product MKRPDFDDIYMELAVNLAKRSHCIKRHVGAVLVKETRIISIGYNGPPAHTHNCDEEFPEKGCDRDSKGSCTLAIHAEQNAILYAVKNNASVEGSKLYVTLSPCLSCARIIFSMGISEVVYLKSYAEYKGLTSDEGIDFLEKFGVSCKKYEGEIANLTALI